In Janthinobacterium sp. 67, a genomic segment contains:
- the secB gene encoding protein-export chaperone SecB, translated as MSDENLQPVFQIQRVYLKDMSLEQPNSPAIFLEQEAPAIEVALDVGAAPLADGIFEATVTITVTAKVGDKVAFLVEGKQAGIFEARNIPADQLDPLLGIGCPNIIYPYLRANIADVITRAGFPPVHLAEINFEVFYQQRLQAIADAAAAAPAASETH; from the coding sequence ATGTCTGACGAAAATCTGCAACCAGTCTTCCAAATCCAACGCGTCTACCTGAAAGACATGTCGCTGGAACAACCAAATTCCCCAGCTATTTTCCTGGAACAAGAAGCACCAGCGATCGAAGTGGCTCTGGACGTGGGCGCTGCGCCTCTGGCCGATGGCATTTTCGAAGCCACCGTGACCATCACCGTCACCGCCAAAGTGGGCGACAAAGTTGCATTCCTGGTTGAAGGCAAGCAAGCCGGTATCTTCGAAGCACGCAACATTCCTGCCGATCAACTCGATCCGCTGCTGGGAATCGGCTGCCCGAACATCATCTACCCTTACCTGCGCGCCAACATCGCCGACGTGATCACCCGTGCCGGCTTCCCGCCAGTGCACCTGGCCGAGATCAACTTCGAAGTGTTCTACCAACAACGTCTGCAAGCTATTGCTGACGCCGCTGCAGCAGCACCAGCAGCCAGCGAAACGCACTAA
- the grxC gene encoding glutaredoxin 3, with protein sequence MTVPVIVYSTAVCPYCVRAERLLESKGVAVQKIRVDLDPEERIKMMERTGRRTVPQIYVGDTHVGGFDDLYALDQAGKLDPLLNGTAA encoded by the coding sequence ATGACCGTACCCGTTATTGTTTATAGCACCGCAGTGTGCCCGTATTGCGTGCGCGCCGAGCGCCTGTTGGAATCGAAGGGCGTCGCCGTGCAAAAGATCCGCGTCGACCTCGACCCGGAAGAGCGCATCAAGATGATGGAACGCACGGGCCGCCGCACGGTCCCGCAAATCTATGTGGGCGACACCCACGTGGGCGGATTCGACGATTTGTATGCGCTCGATCAAGCTGGCAAGCTCGACCCCTTGTTAAACGGCACGGCAGCCTGA